From Oncorhynchus mykiss isolate Arlee chromosome 6, USDA_OmykA_1.1, whole genome shotgun sequence, the proteins below share one genomic window:
- the LOC110526714 gene encoding LRP chaperone MESD, with amino-acid sequence MAADFRWGCAVLLLCTYLICILATDGQNNKPKKKKDIRDYNDADMARLLEEWEKDDDIEEGDLPEHRRSPPPIDFSKMDASKPEELLKMSKKGKTLMVFATVEGEPTEKETEEVTSLWQSSLFNANFDIQRFVVGSNRVIFMLRDGSFAWEVKDFLVAQERCAEVTVEGQVFPGKAAKKDDSAKQQNEVNTKKKGKKKSEGKKPDLDGNRASKDKVEL; translated from the exons ATGGCGGCGGACTTCAGGTGGGGATGTGCTGTGCTTTTGCTCTGTACGTATTTGATATGTATTTTAGCAACGGACGGTCAAAATAACAAGCCCAAGAAGAAGAAAGATATCCGGGATTACAATGATGCTGATATGGCACGGCTTTTGGAAGAATGGGAG AAAGATGATGACATCGAGGAGGGCGACCTCCCTGAGCACAGACGGTCCCCCCCGCCTATCGACTTTTCCAAGATGGATGCTTCCAAGCCTGAGGAGCTGCTGAAGATGTCGAAGAAGGGAAAAACTCTGATGGTGTTTGCCACGGTGGAGGGAGAGCCTACGGAGAAGGAAACTGAGGAGGTGACCAGTCTGTGGCAGAGCAGCCTCTTCAATGCCAATTTTGACATTCAGAG GTTCGTGGTGGGCTCCAACCGGGTCATCTTCATGCTGCGAGATGGCAGCTTCGCGTGGGAGGTCAAGGACTTCCTGGTGGCCCAGGAGCGCTGCGCCGAGGTCACCGTGGAAGGCCAGGTGTTCCCCGGGAAGGCCGCCAAGAAAGATGACAGCGCCAAGCAGCAGAACGAAGTGAACACCAAAAAGAAGGGCAAGAAGAAGTCGGAGGGCAAGAAACCCGACCTGGACGGCAACAGAGCGAGTAAAGACAAGGTTGAACTGTGA
- the LOC110526710 gene encoding talin rod domain-containing protein 1-like — MASSGSGRSASEGSSSTQSSSLQQRKKLSSICDTCKGKMQLVADLLLLCSETRPVVTADGVAVAETFEQCRDTVIARTKELSILTHDIQSQLNMGRFVEVGDRLLEMGDLVVSLTECSAHAAYLAVVETSGSQPCLPGLVDRYKVTRCRHEVEQSCGILRVTPLPDLTPQLLLELSQNISCNLKTLTDASGLASERSKDRFAKEQFKLSVKSISTSGTALLACVREVKTQPSELTRNRCVLFSAALVQAVNALVGFATEPQFLGRAASVSPEGKGVQTAVLGGAMSVVSACVLLTQGLRDVSQHPESSTKMADYRERLRNSACAVSDGCTLLSQALRERSSPRTLPPVNSHSVN; from the coding sequence ATGGCTAGTAGTGGCTCAGGGAGGTCAGCTAGCGAGGGTTCCAGCAGCACACAGAGCAGCAGCTTGCAGCAGAGGAAGAAGCTTTCGTCCATCTGTGACACGTGTAAGGGCAAGATGCAGCTGGTTGCCGACCTCCTCCTGCTCTGCAGCGAGACACGGCCCGTGGTCACCGCGGATGGCGTGGCGGTGGCCGAGACCTTCGAGCAGTGCCGCGACACGGTCATCGCCCGCACGAAGGAACTCTCCATCCTCACCCACGACATCCAGTCGCAGCTCAACATGGGCCGCTTCGTCGAGGTGGGAGACCGCTTACTAGAGATGGGGGACCTGGTGGTGTCGTTGACCGAGTGTTCGGCGCACGCTGCATACCTAGCAGTGGTGGAGACCTCGGGTTCTCAGCCGTGTCTGCCAGGGCTGGTGGACCGCTACAAAGTGACACGGTGCCGCCACGAGGTGGAGCAGAGCTGTGGCATCCTCCGGGTCACGCCGCTGCCAGACCTCACGCCCCAGCTTCTACTGGAGCTATCTCAGAACATCTCCTGCAACCTCAAGACCCTGACAGATGCCTCGGGCCTGGCCAGCGAGAGGTCCAAGGACCGCTTCGCCAAAGAACAGTTCAAGCTCAGCGTCAAGAGCATTAGCACAAGCGGCACGGCCCTCTTGGCCTGTGTCCGGGAAGTCAAGACGCAGCCCAGCGAGCTGACACGCAACCGCTGCGTCCTGTTCAGCGCGGCGCTGGTCCAAGCGGTAAATGCATTGGTCGGGTTTGCTACGGAACCACAGTTTTTAGGCCGGGCGGCGAGCGTGTCACCCGAGGGGAAGGGTGTGCAGACGGCAGTTCTGGGCGGCGCCATGAGCGTGGTGTCAGCGTGCGTCCTTCTCACTCAGGGCCTCCGGGACGTCTCCCAGCATCCAGAGAGCAGCACCAAGATGGCGGACTACAGGGAGCGCTTGCGCAACTCGGCCTGCGCGGTGTCGGACGGCTGCACGCTGCTCTCACAGGCGCTAAGGGAGAGGTCTTCACCCAGGACTCTACCGCCAGTCAATTCCCATTCTGTGAATTAG